TCGCCATTTTGTCCATGAAATATCAATATTTCGGCGGTAGTTcaccaaacaaatatttgccgCGGAAAGTCACGCCAccaaaaagtttattgaaaaagtttttatgcgTGTCGCGGGCCCACTTCAGAGTTCTATTTGGAAGGCCTATTTAAGTTTTCACACAAATTCTGGCTAGGTTTTAGGCATTGCGGTTTTTTAGAGTTCCTTACCGAAAGGGTTAatatggaaccctattactttGGCTCCGCTGTCTGTGGAACCGTGATTGTAAGACGGATCAAATTTTAtcgatgatattattatgttgccactgttacaatatttttttgaagtaaagCTGGATGTTACTTAAAAGGTGATCAATTCTTCTTCcatatttgattttctttagtcTAATTGAGCCTCAGTTGAGTGAGTGCGATTTGCATTTGAccgatttttagttttaagtaggATATTCGTGTACGGTAATGTTATTGTTGTAACTAACATAATGTTTTGTCATTGATAGATagtagtttagttttagttaGTAAGTGTCGTCGCGGTGTTCCAAGGTTGCGGTCACTGCTTACACCGTCAATATACACAAACTTGTAACAACTTTACCGAACCTTAACTATGTTAAGCCTAGACCCTTATAACTAAGTTTTCGTGTACAACATTGATATTTTGGAGGCATTTTGTCttgttttcttgaaaaaaagaacattctaACATTACTTTTAGGTAACGCCTAAAATACGCCTATGTTAAAGGGGCAAGAAAATGCACTTTTAAAGATAAGTGTGAAAATGCTCTTTTAACACAATAAAGTGTAACAAAAAACAGATTTTACAATAAGGCTTTATTTTCTTGTAGataaagtgattttaattttacttaagtaAGCATacgaaatattttcacaaacatgTCAAATTACTACCACAGATGTAATACacataaaatctaaaacaaaaaaagaatatgaAAATCTTATTTACCGACGGgagattttcataaaaacgcTTCGAACCGTTTAGACGCTGTTTCCTTTGACAAATAGTTGAATAACTGTGATATTATGTGGCTCAgacagttatttattgttaaggtAGCCCGACGTGAATGAAAGAAGGCATTTTGATCTTATAAACATTATAGGATAGCCAACATCTGAATAGAATAGATGGATGTGTAACGGACAATATAGTAtggtttgaatttagaatttatactttttaatttttgttttagtacgCGATCAAATGTATTCCTGGTAAATAAAACtacctagtattttttttttactttgtataaatgttttggtttgttttttacgaatatttgtatttttgtaataaaaaagaatcttGGTGATAGGTTTCTTAAGCAGTTAAAAATAGGATGAcattaaatgcaaaacaaaaattgtaaattaaattccGTCGAGTCTAATTCCGCTTATCACATAAAATGATTAGATCTATTACAACTTTGcagcagttttatttttctttcataaaataacgTAGATCTTTTAAACATTGGAAACAGATGTTTCATATTATCCGATCTTATTTCTAAATTCATATCTTTGATAAAGTTGTATTTGTTTTCGCCccatttataaaagaaacaggCAATCCACATTAGTGACGTCTCTAAAAAGCGTAATGCTTTGCGAATTCTGTCACGACTCAAAACCTTAGCCAAGGTTTAACCTTTAGAAGgagcaaatatttaatacaaaacacaaGAATTAGAATTCACAAGAGTCCCTTTATCTATATGCTGTGGAATACGTAATAAAACCTAATAAGACCTGTCAGTTAAACGAGAAAATAAGATACCACAGGCAGCGCAGGCGTCGAGGCTGTCCTTGTAATAGGTGTTCAGTACCCCGCTATGCATACACAATTAGATCCTGATAGTCTTGTCTTAAAATTCAACAAGACCATGCATTATTCAGTATACAAATTAGGACCACTCGGAAAATATGTTAAGGAACACATTAAATACGTTTTTGGGGCGCCTCAAAAGAGTAGTTCTGGAACTTTTGAGGAATTAAAATGTGGAAGTGTTAGTTTGTTAGTATtgtgttctattttatttttataattaaaagcagtcttaaaataatatcgattatacaaaaaaaaggaatcaTTACTTGTAATTAGAAAGATAACTATGACTTCTTCTTGcgagaaaaatgaaaatacttaatatattttttaaagttaatggTAATCCAATTTGTATGTTGTGTGtgtataaaaataccaaaacaaaaaatgaaaaataaaaaaaaaactataaaaactttgAAACTAGAAACTAGTGAATACTACGAGTAGCAAAACTAAAAACCAACTGTTGTTAGAAAAAGCTAAAGTTTTAGAACGAGTCATTCAGTTTTACGGCAAATGGCCCACACGCAGTCGTAATGGGTCGTTTGGTAAAATGCCCGCCGGCCTGGGGGTTAAACCTAgactttatatgaaaaatattgttatgtcTGTGATGTTGTGTACtgtcatctatactaatattgttgCCAGGTAAATTAAGATACACGAGTTTCCACAGATACTTGACTCTCGTATTTATAGGAGTTgccaaacatatttttttaaaacggctCATGTTTATACAATTGaatccctgtgtcgcgggggttttcacaaacattcaattcacatgcacaaagaaaccgattcgtgaatcacacaagcttgtcttacgcggggatcgaacccgctctGTGGTGGTGGTTTGGCTTGGCggccttaaccactcggctattcaaACTCAAATCCGAGGAGTGATTTATGAACGTTCCGATGGAccgaaccatattactgagccACCATTTTCTATCCGTCTATCCTTCAGTCGCTATGATCAATCTCAGAAACTATAATTAGCTATTATAGGCAGTTGATTTTTCACGActgatgtattttattgaagttattgtaaaataattttcaaaataaaaattgaagttaAGGTAGGTATAGTTGATACAGatatatattcaaatatttgactcACACTTACCCGGTTTAGAATAAAAGACGTAGGTaagtttttacagttttttagCTCTCCAAATAAAGGTGGAACCTAATATATCCACGCACACACATTTGCGTTTGGGAGTGACCCGTCGCATGTCACTTATATTAATCAAATACATTATTGGCTACGGTTCGGCAAACTTCGGTAATCGTCGGTAAACATCGTGTGTTTGTACGCAAAGGCTCGGCTACTCAGAAGATTGATAATTAAAGTATCCTGGTGtctttttttgtaaggcgggggaatcttCACGGACACCCGCTTCCTCGGGGGAtggaacgggtagtgtcagactcttacgactaaacctgaaccaacGTGCTACGTTTAACAAATACTGATTTTTGCACGGCTGCTCAAGGTTAGATCTGACAAGAACATTAGAATTTCGTATTTTTACATCGTGCATCGTTTATTCATTTAACAGTTTCAGATTTAAGATATATATGTGTTATTATGTCATATCtctaaagcaaaaaatatactcGTCTCACAAAACTTATTACAATAAGATAATAGCACAGTAAAGATATTTAGAAACGAACGAATATCACGTTCAACCagtatatattttcataaatcttTTTGACCAGAAGCCAAATGTCAGAACGAAAACAAATGAGACTAGAAAACAAAAAGCTTAAGAGAAGCTCAACATAGCCCAAAAACAAAACGCTGAAATTGAAAATACTCTGCGTGTTTAAAACACGACAAATGGTAAGGGCTCCTACtttgtataaaatacttttggggttttacataaaaaaactacatttattattctttcaataaaaactagAGGTCTATCAAAAACAAATGTGCAATGCCTTAACCTGAACATTGGCCAGGCCTTTGGCAGAAATTTATTGGACTATAGTAAtgacacattattattataattttttcaatCTTTTAGCAAACATATTCCTAGTAAATGAAGTACATTACTCACTTAAAACAACTCATACAGTTAAACATGTCTCCTTTTGAGGTATTTAGACGCCGGCCATTAAAGTTTCAAACGACCCTAACGGGATTCCGTATTGAACCAAGCAAAGGGTTCTTAATGAAGTAgactttgaataaaatattgtgggCCGAGCAAGGTCAAGACTTTATATTAGATGCCCGAGGGAATTTATCAGATGTAAGTCCATTTATGGATGTCTTTACTTCATTGACTTGGTaatactgcacggataaccaACTGGTAAAGGTTACAACGCCAAACTCATTGTGCGCGCCGTTTCGCGGAATcaattcccgcgtaggacaatcgtATGTGTGATACACTAttgctttttctgagtctatGTGTTTGAGTCGGCGACACAAGGACGAAAAATGCTCtgtgtttttttaaacctaaaacATGTCTAGAAATAACAAACTACGACATTCTCGATTATAAAGAATTCACGCATTAAGTAGGTACCTCCTAAGCAGTTAAACGCAGCGTAGGATAAAATACATACTGCATCAAATTATCCCACAGTCACGTAGCAGatgctacgccgtagcacaGAGCTACTGAACTCAGCCTCGGAATTTCAAGCTTTGGTCCTAAATTGAAATTCCTTGCGTTACTGAGGAGCAAAAAACTGGGATTATTAAACTAGCTTGAGTACACGAGTTTGCTCGTGCGGTTTTAGCTTTAAGCTTTTCATTAAGTTCTTGCAAAGTTGATATGGCTCAAGTATTCAGGTATACAATAGTTGGGATATTATTCTATGAGAATACATAGCGTGTTGTGTAGTGCTCTAATAAAGCAGATCAAAATTTTTAGACAGCCTTAATATATCATGGCgtgttaaaaaaatgctttacacAATgagaaagttgataaaaaattCTAGCagcatcgtatttttttttgttttgtatgcaGTCTTATTTACATGTGAAATCCAATTGAAAATGTATGACGATACATAAACCGTcagttataaagtaatttactgGGTACTTATTTACTTCAGAGCAGTAACGAAATTGATGCGCAAAAAACAGggtgtaataaaattttaatgacattgGTATCTATAGATTTATAATTGGTATTCACAATGTGTCGTGGACGCCATTTATAACCGAGGACAATGGAATGGGGCAGCACTATCTTATTGGCATTACTTAGAAAgggtaatataatatactattggTTTTGGCTGGTTTTGCCTGCTTTTCGggcataattattttttatggtaggAATGATCAGAGTAAAAAATCGCTGTTGTTTTTTGGGATTCCGTGCCCATagggttaaaacggaaccctatcacttctgtctgtccgtccatcacCGCCATCTCACGAACGGTGATAGctatacagttgaaattttcgcaGATGTTCTGGTATTAACATACgaacaatttaaaagtaaagatcTAGTTTAAACTAAACTTTAGTAATAGTTATCAATTTTTCAAGCAAAAGATTTTTGATTTATTCTCTTTATATATCTACGGGCTATTTTACTTAGTCAGATCATGTAGGTCTTAGGCTGGTCTTCACCGATGATTCAAGTAGTTTTTTATAGTTGCAGAAGGGACACAAAACTCTACAACCTTCCGCTTCGCAGaggcaaaaataattttgtttgatgtCTACGTACAAAGGTAGGTTCTAAAGTGAtgtcacaataacaaataaatataatgaattattttattattatattgatactGAATTTAGTCAGAAACCTAATCGATTGTTCTTAAAATGTACCAAAAATAACATCTCAATGATGACGGtaagaaatatttctttaacaGCTCATGTCgcgattatttaaaaaaataaacatatctctaatttaattgataaacgATTAATCTAATAGTTCAGTATAGTGCGTACAAATTCATGGCTTTGCTATGGTGAATAGGACTCTAATTTTGCGTTTTATCCTGATTCTGgtgaaattgaattaaactgATTCAGTAACTGCTGGGGGTTCACTAGACGATGGTTCAGAGGTTCCGGCTACAGTGGGAGATGATGGTTCATCTGAAGGACTGGCTGGTGAGCTGTCTGTTGTGGATGGATCCTCAGATGTCGCTGGTGGTTCAGATGGTGCAGCTGTTGTGGTGGTATTGGCGGCGCAGCCTGCGTTCTTGGGCCAGTCACATACGCTTAGCGTGGGGTTGAAGTGCAGGCCGAAGGGGCAACGGTGGCAGATGGCTCTGAAGCGCGTGCAGTAGAAGAACAAGCGGCATTCGGTGGGGTGTGGGGCTAGCCGGCCGGCTACCTCCGCGCATGCCTGCTCGCCCGCCTCCTTCTGGCCGCGGCAGCTTGGCAGCTTGCGCTCCAGTTGCCTGCACATATTATACATTGGATAATCAAATTTTGCTCTACCAGTACATACCTGAACTGAAAAAAACCCAATTTATTAGttcaaaaatgctttttaaatcaattctaaGGAATAGCATAATaatcttaaaatgaaaaatagttaaaaatacctAACTTCGTATTTTGAAGTTAATCTTGTTAAGTTTTAGGTGTAAGCTGTTTAGACCAAAAAAGGAGGATCTTGAGTTAAAAAGTTCTTACCGGTCCTCAAAGAGGGCGGGGTCGGCGAAAACGCCACCAACAATGACACACAACACCAACAACTTGTTCATGATGGATAACCAGGACTGAACTGGCCACACCTTCAGCAGCCCACTACTTATTATACATTCTTAAGTGGCTCTTACCACACTTGATATGGACAAACACTTTATTCCCCTTATCATAAACAAGCTGTTGAGACATCGCGTCACAATGCTCTTTGAAAGTGGATAAGTATTTTGTTTCCAGGAAAAACTAGAAATAATCTTCTTTGTACAGATTGCGTTTGAAGAACCACTCATGTATTACGCAGAATTAATGAAATGACTAATCAATACTTAGGTAAATAACAAAGGAAGGAAActgaaaattgatttatttaatgagtttaaaaaacttcCACCGATCTTTCGATAAGGAGTCCAAAGAACGAatgccagccagagtcgcgcacaGCATGTACGAGCGATCTCTCGACTCTGGCATAAGCAGTACATGGGGCCCgaggtgtttttagtcggtggaagtccttTATATCCCACGctgtgccctcgacgtgggttgaagtcgtTATCGTCTCACCCAGAAAGCAAAACAAAGAGGAACAGCATCGGCTTAGAGCATTGCCAACGAATTTTATTGAGTTAGACAGCAAAGAACGCTGGATCAAagtgtaattatttaaagacttttttttttaatttataaaaaataaatacctaatccTTTAGCCGCTTCAGAGCAGTTTGATCTTGATCTATCAGCATTTGTGTAGGAAAATGTACCAATAGAGACACAATATGATGGACTTGTCACAACTAAAATACCCACTCAAATCTGGAGTGCCTTGTTGGTCTAGCGATACTAGTAGTGTTCGTGCAAGTACGAATGTTGAGTGCAAAAATTAGTTTCGAATTCAGTGTCATTACAATTCCGAAATGCTGAATCTGTATGTCTAAAGGCAGCATAATCAAACATTCCGTCTATATTCATCCAAATTCAGTAACACATATATCCAATGATTGATTTGCTCAACTGTAAAAGGCATATTTCCGATACGTAGGCTAGTAACTACTACCTTAACACCGACTTGTAGAAAACTGCCAAaatgtgaaagcgagacagcgcacttcacgatgtagagcgccgtctctttcATACGCACCGGTCTTACTTTAAAAGAGGTTGGTACCAGTACCAAGCGATATAGTTTTTACGGGTAAACTTGGTAAATTGGTACAATTTTCTGACCGATTTTATCGTCAGAGTTCGCTCGTCCAGACCTCtccttgaaaaataaaaatagactagCCTAGTTTATTTTACACGTAGGTTTTTATTTACCCAGGTGTTCAGATaaatttgtattgatatagtCCTTAGACGGGATCTTATCTACAGttgataaatagaaaacaagCGATTATCATTAATGCGacataaattatcaattattatttatagaggTATTTTTAGTAACGTATACTTCTGCACTGCTCTGTAAAGAACATGTTAAGTTTTTAACTAggtatattgttttctttaaggaCGACCgttacaaacttatttaagtAGGTTGTGAAGATATTGATAATTGTGAGAAAATTTGGTTGAGCACTGCAATGGAAACCCTTGCTAGTTTAGGCTGCTGACTCTGAAAACAGTCAGACTTGCGAAACTGAGGTCTTCgttttgaattgtaaattgTCTACTGCCTATCACCGTTCACAAGATACACAGAACCCTAATGAgtgaaatcaaatcaaaaaaagTTCTAGCCACCCATTTTGAACGTAACCAACTCTTACTGAGTTGCAAGTATTTTATGTCATATTAAAACGGAGTTCTATGCGTTGACCCATGTAATATGACACCGTATGACCATCATTTTTCACGGCATAAACTTTATGAAGCGTGTTTTCTTATCACACACCCTTTAAGCTTGAATGAACAGAAATGCTTTAAATGTTCACAAGAGGAAAATTTATGAAGTATTTTTCCTATGATCttgataaaatgttatgtttatatttctttgaagATTTCTTAGGAGTTTGAGATACTTCTTagaaattacatacatatatcttaAAAAGCCATTGGTACGAGCCTGAtttgggatcaaacctgcagCCTTGTTAATAGAATCGCAAGGGCATATCGACCATTGACAAACGGTAAAGGgaaacatcgtgagaaaacctagactacaaaatatacaaaacttaaaTTTCAACAATTCGGTGGTGACCAATGCTCCAACAAACTTTCTCTTTATGGGAAGAGTTATGTGCCCTGCAGTGAGATAGActgatattagtatagagttcATAGTTCATGTGGCTCGATTACAGTTTTGTTGTATGTGAGTGTGAACCCATTAAACCTAATCTATTCTACAGTACCTGGAATCACCTCCTATAACATATTATAAGTGATTGATTTTATGATAGTGTCATAACACGTACCTTTTGCATTGGCCGGATAAAATAGCGTAAAACGTGGCCATCgattggtaaaaatattttcataattatctcAGTAGTTTTAGAGTCTACTCGATACAATGTCACAAACCtcgttataaaataagaaaagattaatatcattatacatattttactcATTTATGTTATCTTTTAATAGCCAAACCAGTACGATTCTACACAACTGTACGCTAAACATAGCATGTACGGTGTAGCGTCGCCCGCATTCTGTCGTCGACATGAATACCGTTTTTGCTATCGTTACCACCCATCTACAAACAAAACAGGATAGTTTGTGTATACTGAAAATACTGCTCAATTGCGTCACATATTCACGAGTAGAAATTccttgttaaaattttaaatgtaatagtTAGAATGTACAGATATGTTTGTTACTTTCTCACATTGAAACGGATGGATCAATTTTGATGACATTTAGGTACGGATTAGCTGTCaccctataaaaacaaatggcCTTTTTATTTGCTAGTAGCGTCTGGTGTCTACTTAACTATTCTTGGTGTCCCAGTgtgtttttaaatcttttgttgttgataataaaaaaatgttattcattaaaatgtattgttaccAAAACCAATTACGGTAGGTAAAGAAGAAAGACGAACTTTGTTAAATGTTATATGTACTTACGCATGATATGTTACACTCGTCTTTATATTAAGTACTCACAAAAAATTAACCTTTTcaaaaacttctaaaaaaacACCAAATACATCTCTACCGTTGTAACTCGCAAGGCAATTTTCCAGTTACGTCACATTGCTTTAGCACACAACATTTTGGCTTCAATT
The window above is part of the Trichoplusia ni isolate ovarian cell line Hi5 chromosome 11, tn1, whole genome shotgun sequence genome. Proteins encoded here:
- the LOC113499055 gene encoding chitin-binding domain protein cbd-1-like, whose translation is MNKLLVLCVIVGGVFADPALFEDRQLERKLPSCRGQKEAGEQACAEVAGRLAPHPTECRLFFYCTRFRAICHRCPFGLHFNPTLSVCDWPKNAGCAANTTTTAAPSEPPATSEDPSTTDSSPASPSDEPSSPTVAGTSEPSSSEPPAVTESV